The Porites lutea chromosome 11, jaPorLute2.1, whole genome shotgun sequence genome includes a region encoding these proteins:
- the LOC140953307 gene encoding glutathione hydrolase 1 proenzyme-like has translation MHSSGVGGGGVMLVYSRKLKNAKVIDFRETAPAATTSDMFTGEDMSKRGRFEIYNIWLYLEDNEGLRGELFVPFPSITFRAGAITFFFFLDRFAIAIPGEVHGQYRAWREYGRLPWKDLVQPAIDLASKGFPISTAVADALSEDMVEKIKEDNGLRELLLDKNDKPLKEGTIIKNEQYAMTQEKIRDNPESFYNGPLAKSISQDITELIPDEPKKGQVTEEDLRNYQTEIREPLESELAGMKMHLTPPPTSGAVLGLILNILKGYNMTSSARDGTDASVLTYHRIIEAFKFGYAWRSRLGDPAFNMDKKINEIAQNMIEQQLGDKLRKLIQDDQTQDNVSYYARLYSDADYGTTHLAVLAKNGDAVSVTSTVNHRFRCKFRSNLTGIIYNNQMADFDNPNDTEINGVYPSVVNFPDPGKRPFASMSAAILTDNKGDVQLVIGASGGKRITTAVSLVLMNMLWFGKDISQAVDDPRIHEELVPKMDVEVENNKDYRLPEDIQDGLRALGHNVTVAKETAFAVVQAVYRKPGEGIYAKSDPRKFGAPAGG, from the exons ATGCACTCTTCTGGAGTTGGTGGCGGTGGAGTGATGCTGGTTTACAGTCGAAAACTCAAGAACGCTAAGGTTATCGACTTTAGAGAGACTGCTCCGGCAGCGACAACGTCTGATATGTTTACTGGGGAAGACATGTCTAAACGCG GACGTTTTGAGATCTATAATATTTGGCTATATTTAGAAGATAATGAGGGACTCCGAGGAGAGTTGTTTGTTCCATTTCCCtcaattaca TTTCGTGCTGGAGctataacgttttttttttttctagaccGTTTTGCTATCGCTATTCCCGGGGAGGTTCACGGCCAATACAGGGCGTGGAGGGAATACGGAAGATTACCGTGGAAGGATCTGGTCCAACCTGCCATCGATTTAGCCAGTAAAGGGTTTCCAATAAGCACCGCCGTTGCCGATGCCTTAAGTGAAGATAtggtagagaaaataaaagaggaTAACGGGTTAAG GGAACTTCTCCTGGACAAAAATGATAAGCCTCTTAAAGAGGGGACAATAATCAAAAACGAACAGTACGCGATGACGCAGGAAAAAATTCGAGACAACCCCGAGTCTTTCTATAATGGGCCGCTAGCCAAGAGTATCTCACAAGATATAACAGAACTTATTCCAGATGAGCCAAAAAAGGGTCAAGTCACTGAAGAAGATCTGAGGAACTACCAGACAGAGATCAGGGAGCCCCTAGAAAGTGAACTGGCGGGGATGAAAATGCACCTCACTCCTCCCCCTACAAGTGGCGCTGTACTAGGTCTCATCTTAAATATACTGAAAG GTTACAATATGACTTCGTCGGCTCGTGATGGCACGGATGCCTCGGTGTTGACATATCATCGAATCATTGAAGCTTTCAAGTTTGGTTATGCTTGGCGAAGTCGACTTGGTGATCCTGCTTTTAATATGGATAAGAAAATAAACGAG ATTGCACAAAATATGATAGAACAACAGCTGGGCGACAAGCTACGTAAACTGATACAAGATGACCAAACACAAGACAACGTGTCTTATTACGCCCGCCTCTATTCTGATGCTGATTATGGCACCACACACCTGGCTGTTTTGGCCAAAAACGGTGATGCAGTTTCTGTGACATCAACTGTAAATCACAG ATTCAGATGCAAGTTTCGATCCAACCTCACGGGGATTATATACAATAATCAGATGGCAGATTTTGATAATCCCAACGACACAGAGATTAATGGTGTTTACCCATCTGTGGTTAATTTTCCCGATCCAGGCAAGCGGCCATTCGCGTCCATGTCCGCCGCAATTTTAACAGACAATAAGGGTGACGTACAGCTTGTTATTGGTGCGTCTGGCGGCAAAAGGATCACCACGGCTGTATCACTg GTGTTGATGAACATGCTGTGGTTTGGAAAGGACATATCACAGGCAGTGGACGATCCTCGAATTCACGAAGAACTTGTACCAAAAATGGATGTAgaagttgaaaacaacaaagACTATCGTCTTCCTGAGGACATACAAGATGGCTTAAGAGCGCTCGGACACAATGTAACGGTGGCCAAAGAAACTGCTTTTGCTGTGGTACAAGCTGTGTACCGAAAACCTGGAGAAGGCATTTATGCAAAGTCTGACCCAAGAAAATTTGGAGCTCCCGCGGGAGGCTAA